A section of the Agrobacterium tumefaciens genome encodes:
- a CDS encoding NAD(P)-dependent oxidoreductase: MSVSGEEKKRSVAFIGTGLMGGPMARRLLNAGFLVTVWNRSADKAEALVADGAVVAASPAEAAKNADIVITMLSDGAAVGEVLFEAGVADALTKGAVVIDSSSIAPPIAREHSSRLQALGIHHVDAPVSGGVPGATAGTLAIMAGGDEALISGLADVFAPMGRLTYVGPSGAGQLCKLANQQIVAITIGAVAEAMMLVEAGGASREGFRNAIRGGFAESRILELHGERMVKRNFVPGGPSKFQLKDLNGVLATAKDLSLNLPLTQQVTREFDDFVGDGGADIDHSGILLYLEKLNNRERG; encoded by the coding sequence ATGAGTGTCAGCGGGGAGGAGAAGAAGCGGTCAGTCGCCTTTATCGGCACCGGCCTGATGGGGGGGCCGATGGCGCGGCGTTTGCTCAACGCCGGCTTTTTGGTGACGGTCTGGAACCGTAGCGCCGATAAGGCCGAAGCTCTTGTCGCTGACGGTGCGGTTGTCGCCGCATCTCCGGCAGAGGCCGCGAAGAACGCCGATATCGTCATCACCATGCTAAGCGACGGCGCTGCCGTCGGCGAGGTGCTGTTTGAGGCGGGGGTAGCCGACGCGCTGACCAAGGGTGCCGTCGTGATCGATAGCAGTTCGATTGCGCCGCCGATCGCGCGGGAGCATTCGTCGCGTCTCCAGGCGCTCGGCATTCATCACGTCGACGCACCGGTTTCGGGTGGTGTGCCGGGCGCGACGGCCGGGACGCTCGCCATCATGGCCGGTGGGGACGAGGCGTTGATCTCAGGTCTTGCGGATGTCTTCGCCCCGATGGGCCGGCTCACCTATGTCGGTCCTTCGGGCGCCGGCCAGCTCTGCAAGCTCGCCAACCAGCAGATCGTCGCCATCACGATTGGCGCAGTTGCCGAGGCGATGATGCTGGTGGAAGCCGGCGGAGCATCGCGTGAAGGTTTCCGCAACGCGATTCGTGGTGGGTTTGCCGAAAGCCGGATTCTTGAACTCCATGGCGAGCGCATGGTGAAGCGCAATTTCGTGCCGGGTGGTCCGTCCAAATTCCAGCTCAAGGACCTGAACGGCGTTCTGGCAACGGCGAAGGATCTCTCGCTCAACCTTCCGCTCACCCAGCAGGTCACGCGGGAATTCGATGACTTCGTTGGCGACGGCGGGGCCGATATCGATCACAGCGGCATCCTGCTTTATCTCGAAAAACTCAACAACCGCGAACGGGGCTGA
- a CDS encoding IlvD/Edd family dehydratase, which yields MSDKTPMRRLRSQDWFDNPDHLDMTALYLERFMNYGVTPEELRSGKPVIGIAQSGSDLTPCNRVHVELVKRVRDGIRDAGGIPIEFPTHPMFENCKRPTAALDRNLAYLSLVEVLYGYPLDGVVLTTGCDKTTPSALMAASTVDIPAIVLSGGPMLDGYHDGDLVGSGTVIWRMRRKYGAGEITREEFLQAALESAPSVGHCNTMGTASTMNALAEALGMSLTGCGAIPAAYRERGQMAYRTGRRAVELVVENIKPSDIMTREAFLNTIRVNSAIGGSTNAQPHLAAMAKHAGVELREEDWQVHGYDIPLLANVQPAGKWLGEKYHRAGGTPAIMWELLKAGKLDGNCPTVTGKTVAENLEGRESTDRDVILPYDQPLKERAGFLVLKGNLFDFAIMKTSVISAEFRQRYLSEPGREGIFEGKCVVFDGSEDYHARINDPSLDIDERTILVIRGAGPLGWPGSAEVVNMQPPDALLRKGITSLPTIGDGRQSGTADSPSILNASPESAAGGGLAWLRTGDVIRIDFNKGECNALVPDEELNARKADGIPVVPADATPWQRIYRRSVTQLSDGAVLEGAADFRRIAEKMPRHNH from the coding sequence ATGAGCGATAAGACACCCATGCGCCGGCTGCGATCGCAGGACTGGTTCGACAACCCTGATCACCTCGACATGACGGCGCTCTATCTGGAGCGCTTCATGAATTATGGCGTAACGCCGGAAGAGCTTCGCTCCGGCAAGCCTGTCATCGGTATCGCCCAGAGCGGCAGCGACCTCACGCCCTGCAACCGGGTGCATGTGGAACTTGTCAAGCGGGTGCGCGATGGCATCCGCGACGCGGGCGGCATTCCGATCGAGTTTCCGACGCATCCGATGTTTGAAAACTGCAAGCGCCCAACGGCCGCCCTCGATCGCAATCTGGCCTATTTAAGCCTGGTTGAAGTGCTTTATGGCTATCCGCTTGACGGCGTCGTTCTGACCACCGGTTGCGACAAGACCACGCCTTCAGCGCTGATGGCGGCAAGCACCGTCGATATTCCGGCCATCGTCCTATCTGGTGGTCCGATGCTCGACGGCTATCATGATGGCGATCTTGTGGGTTCCGGCACCGTCATCTGGCGCATGCGCCGCAAGTATGGCGCTGGCGAAATCACCCGCGAGGAGTTTTTGCAAGCGGCGCTCGAATCGGCGCCCTCGGTAGGGCATTGCAACACCATGGGCACGGCCTCCACCATGAACGCCCTTGCGGAAGCGCTCGGGATGTCGCTCACCGGCTGCGGCGCCATTCCTGCCGCCTACCGCGAGCGAGGGCAGATGGCCTATCGGACCGGCCGTCGTGCCGTTGAACTGGTCGTCGAGAACATCAAGCCCTCTGACATCATGACGCGCGAAGCCTTCCTGAATACGATCCGCGTCAATTCGGCCATTGGCGGTTCCACCAATGCGCAGCCGCATCTGGCGGCCATGGCAAAACATGCGGGCGTCGAGCTGCGCGAAGAGGACTGGCAGGTCCACGGCTACGACATCCCGTTGCTGGCGAACGTTCAGCCGGCCGGCAAATGGCTGGGGGAGAAATATCATCGCGCCGGCGGCACGCCTGCCATCATGTGGGAGCTTCTGAAGGCTGGTAAACTCGACGGCAACTGTCCGACGGTGACCGGCAAAACCGTGGCGGAGAATCTGGAAGGCCGTGAATCGACCGACCGCGATGTGATCCTGCCCTACGACCAGCCGCTGAAGGAGCGCGCCGGTTTCCTCGTGCTCAAGGGAAATCTCTTCGATTTCGCCATCATGAAAACAAGCGTGATCTCGGCGGAGTTTCGCCAGCGTTATCTCAGCGAGCCGGGCCGCGAAGGCATTTTCGAAGGCAAATGTGTGGTCTTCGATGGTTCGGAAGACTATCACGCGCGCATCAACGATCCCTCGCTTGATATTGATGAGCGCACGATTCTCGTCATTCGCGGCGCAGGGCCGCTTGGATGGCCGGGATCGGCCGAAGTCGTCAACATGCAGCCGCCGGATGCCCTGTTGCGAAAAGGAATCACCAGCCTGCCCACGATCGGCGATGGCCGGCAGTCTGGAACGGCGGACAGCCCGTCCATCCTCAACGCCTCGCCGGAAAGTGCGGCCGGCGGTGGGCTGGCGTGGCTGCGCACCGGTGACGTAATCCGCATTGACTTCAACAAGGGTGAGTGCAACGCGCTGGTGCCGGATGAAGAGCTCAACGCCCGCAAGGCCGATGGCATTCCCGTCGTGCCTGCGGATGCGACGCCCTGGCAACGCATCTATCGCCGATCCGTCACGCAGCTTTCGGATGGGGCGGTGTTGGAAGGCGCTGCGGATTTCCGCCGGATTGCCGAGAAAATGCCCCGGCACAATCACTGA
- a CDS encoding threonine ammonia-lyase encodes MTDISMIEAARQRIGNEAVRTPLLTSPFLDEIAGRKLFVKAECLQRTGSFKFRGGWSAVSGLPAEKRARGVIAFSSGNHAQGVALAAKLHGVPAVIIMPSDAPKIKIDNTRAYGAEVVLYDRAHEDRDAIGDRLSSERGLTLIRPYDEPLVIAGQGTVGLEIAEQGAELGIDAAEVLVPCGGGGLTSGISLALAVNAAKYKVRTAEPERFDDVARSLAAGNIERNATTSGSICDAIVTPQPGNITFPIMVRHCGEGLAVTEEEALRAMVLAFNRLKIVVEPGGAVALAAALFHGDELESETVIAVASGGNVDPGIMADALSRFG; translated from the coding sequence ATGACAGATATTTCGATGATTGAGGCAGCGCGTCAGCGCATTGGCAACGAGGCGGTGCGGACCCCGCTGCTCACATCACCCTTTCTGGACGAAATTGCCGGACGAAAGCTTTTCGTGAAGGCGGAATGCCTGCAAAGGACCGGGTCTTTCAAGTTTCGTGGTGGGTGGTCGGCGGTGTCAGGCCTGCCGGCCGAGAAGCGCGCCAGGGGCGTGATCGCCTTTTCCTCCGGCAACCATGCGCAGGGCGTGGCGCTTGCGGCGAAACTGCACGGCGTTCCCGCCGTCATCATCATGCCGTCGGATGCGCCGAAGATCAAAATCGACAATACGCGCGCTTATGGCGCGGAGGTGGTGCTCTATGACCGGGCGCATGAAGACCGTGACGCCATTGGTGACCGCTTGTCGAGCGAGCGCGGGTTGACGCTGATCAGGCCTTATGACGAGCCACTGGTGATTGCGGGGCAGGGGACGGTCGGGCTTGAAATCGCCGAGCAGGGCGCCGAACTCGGCATCGATGCCGCCGAGGTTCTGGTTCCGTGCGGCGGCGGCGGCTTGACCTCGGGCATCTCTCTTGCGCTTGCCGTGAATGCCGCGAAGTACAAGGTGAGAACGGCAGAACCGGAGCGATTTGATGACGTGGCCCGTTCGCTGGCCGCAGGCAATATTGAGCGGAATGCAACGACATCCGGTTCGATCTGCGATGCGATCGTTACGCCGCAACCCGGTAACATCACCTTTCCCATCATGGTAAGGCATTGCGGCGAGGGCTTGGCCGTCACCGAGGAGGAGGCGCTGCGGGCAATGGTTCTTGCCTTCAACCGACTGAAGATCGTCGTTGAACCGGGTGGCGCGGTTGCACTTGCGGCGGCGCTGTTTCATGGCGATGAGCTGGAAAGCGAGACGGTGATTGCCGTTGCGTCAGGCGGTAACGTTGATCCGGGGATCATGGCTGACGCCCTCTCCCGCTTCGGCTGA
- a CDS encoding NAD(P)/FAD-dependent oxidoreductase, producing the protein MIDIDAIIIGAGVIGLAIARELSMRGRSVIILESANEFGSATSSRNSEVIHAGLYYPPGSLKAKLCVEGKERLYDFCRTHGVAHRRCGKLIVATTDDETPLLTALREKGRANGCDDLRLIEATHARALEPALACVSALLSPSTGIIDSHGYMLALLGEAEDHGAALALNAPFERAEARGGHYLVFVGGREPASLTCRLLVNSAGLVAPMVARAIEGLPAEVIPQARFAKGSYFSLAGKSPFSRLIYPAPHAHGLGVHLTLDLAGQARFGPDVEWVDAIDYAVDARRMEGFGDAIKRYWPGLPQDALAPAYAGIRPKISGPDDPAMDFRIDGAETHGMPGLVNLFGIESPGLTASMAIAAEVARRLET; encoded by the coding sequence ATGATTGACATCGACGCCATCATCATCGGAGCGGGGGTCATTGGCCTTGCGATCGCCCGTGAACTGTCGATGCGTGGTCGTTCGGTCATCATTCTCGAAAGCGCGAATGAATTTGGCTCGGCAACCTCATCGCGCAACAGTGAGGTCATCCACGCGGGCCTTTATTACCCACCCGGCAGCCTCAAGGCGAAACTCTGTGTCGAGGGAAAAGAACGGCTTTATGATTTCTGCCGGACGCACGGCGTCGCGCATCGCCGTTGCGGTAAGCTCATCGTCGCTACAACCGATGACGAAACGCCGCTGCTTACCGCGCTGCGCGAGAAAGGCAGAGCCAATGGCTGCGACGATCTGCGACTGATCGAGGCAACGCACGCCCGTGCACTCGAACCAGCCCTTGCCTGCGTCTCCGCACTGCTGTCCCCTTCCACCGGTATCATCGACAGCCACGGCTATATGCTGGCGCTACTCGGTGAGGCGGAAGACCATGGGGCGGCACTTGCTCTCAACGCGCCGTTCGAGAGAGCGGAAGCGAGGGGCGGTCATTATCTCGTTTTCGTGGGTGGCAGGGAGCCCGCGAGCCTCACCTGCCGGCTGCTCGTCAATTCCGCCGGGCTTGTTGCGCCCATGGTGGCAAGGGCGATAGAGGGACTGCCGGCGGAGGTGATCCCGCAGGCGCGTTTTGCCAAAGGCAGCTATTTTTCGCTGGCAGGCAAATCGCCTTTTTCGCGGTTGATCTATCCCGCGCCTCACGCACACGGGCTTGGCGTGCACCTGACGCTGGACCTTGCCGGGCAGGCCCGGTTCGGGCCTGATGTGGAATGGGTCGACGCCATAGACTACGCCGTCGATGCCCGTCGCATGGAGGGTTTCGGCGATGCGATAAAGCGTTATTGGCCAGGCTTGCCGCAGGATGCTCTTGCGCCTGCCTATGCGGGCATAAGGCCGAAGATTTCCGGGCCGGACGATCCCGCCATGGACTTTCGCATCGACGGAGCGGAAACCCATGGCATGCCCGGCCTGGTCAATCTCTTCGGGATCGAGAGCCCCGGGCTGACCGCTTCGATGGCAATCGCCGCGGAAGTCGCAAGACGGCTTGAAACCTGA
- a CDS encoding M20 aminoacylase family protein has product MTRQTANIASFANHMPDVVAIRRHLHRNPEIGLSEFRTSDFIAEQLETMGYEVTRGLAGTGIVATLRNGDSQRRLGIRADIDALPIHEETGADYASINQGVMHACGHDGHTAMLLGAAKIIAERKNFDGTLHLIFQPAEENFGGARIMIEDGLFERFPCDAVFALHNDPGLPFGQFVLRDGPILAAVDECKITVKGYGGHGAEPQDAADPIVAGASIIMALQTVVSRNIHPQSSAVITVGAFHAGAASNVIPETAEMLLTIRSFDPGVRDELEKRIRAIAEGQAASYGMSVTVDYERGYNATVNHKAETDYVADLARRFAGAENVAEMKRPSMGAEDFAYMLEKRPGCYFFLGTARTENDPPLHHPKFDFNDDILPLGTAFWVELAEDYLKSR; this is encoded by the coding sequence ATGACCAGACAGACCGCAAACATTGCTTCCTTCGCCAATCACATGCCCGACGTGGTTGCCATTCGCCGCCACCTTCACCGCAATCCGGAAATCGGCCTTTCGGAATTCAGGACTTCGGATTTCATCGCCGAACAGTTGGAAACAATGGGCTATGAGGTAACACGCGGTCTTGCCGGCACCGGCATTGTTGCGACGCTGCGAAACGGTGACAGCCAACGCAGGCTTGGCATACGCGCCGATATCGATGCGCTGCCGATCCACGAAGAGACGGGCGCGGACTATGCGAGCATCAATCAGGGCGTGATGCACGCCTGCGGTCACGATGGGCACACGGCCATGCTGCTGGGTGCGGCGAAGATCATCGCCGAAAGAAAGAATTTCGACGGAACGCTGCACCTCATCTTCCAGCCGGCGGAAGAAAACTTCGGCGGCGCCCGCATCATGATCGAGGACGGCCTGTTCGAGCGCTTCCCCTGCGATGCAGTGTTCGCGTTGCATAATGATCCAGGCCTGCCCTTCGGCCAGTTCGTGCTGCGCGACGGACCGATCCTTGCCGCCGTCGATGAATGCAAGATCACCGTCAAGGGTTATGGCGGCCACGGTGCCGAACCACAGGACGCGGCCGATCCAATCGTTGCCGGCGCGAGCATCATCATGGCGCTGCAGACGGTGGTATCCCGCAACATCCATCCGCAATCATCGGCGGTGATCACCGTCGGCGCGTTCCATGCGGGCGCCGCCAGCAATGTCATTCCCGAAACAGCGGAGATGCTGCTGACCATCCGCTCTTTCGATCCGGGCGTGCGTGACGAGCTGGAAAAGCGCATTCGTGCGATCGCCGAGGGCCAGGCGGCCAGCTATGGCATGAGCGTCACCGTCGATTACGAGCGCGGCTATAACGCCACCGTCAATCACAAGGCGGAAACGGATTATGTCGCCGACCTCGCCCGCCGGTTCGCGGGTGCCGAAAACGTGGCAGAGATGAAGCGCCCGTCGATGGGCGCGGAAGACTTCGCCTATATGCTGGAAAAGCGGCCCGGTTGCTATTTCTTCCTCGGCACCGCGCGCACCGAAAACGATCCGCCCCTGCACCACCCGAAGTTCGATTTCAACGACGATATCCTGCCGCTCGGAACCGCTTTCTGGGTGGAACTGGCGGAGGACTATCTAAAGTCCCGATGA